The Osmia lignaria lignaria isolate PbOS001 chromosome 1, iyOsmLign1, whole genome shotgun sequence nucleotide sequence ATTAACATATTTGAATAGGTTTCGAGTCAATTTAAAAGCGACACTGGTGGGTTGAACACGCACCGTAGATGCCATCATGGACAGAAGGGGTGTAAAACCGAGAGATAAATGGATTTCGCCCCTTTGGGCCTCGAACCTTGGCATTTTTCGTGGCAAACTAGATCCCCAGCCACTATACCAATTACGTCACCTCGAAACACCTTTACACCATTCATATTTCAGCCACGTAACATCCTTCTTCTCATACGAGATTATTCGCATAATACGTGCCACTCCAATTCTATATTCCTTCAAACCTATAATTTTCTAACTGATTCTCCTCCCACCTgctgtatttattaattaacaccTTCGAAGAACCGGTTCGCCGAACGAAGGTGAACCAGAGGTGTCAGAGCTTCATTCGTATTTTCTCTTCGAGGCAACATGAGAAGTTATCGGGAAGAAGTTCTGTACGTTCTGTTcattagaatttttcaatttttattcgttACACATCTAACGTTCTCTGTGTGTGCGATACCTTTTCTATTGAAATTTTCCGATATGATGGAAGGTGAACCTTTTGCAGACTTTTAATGGTCAGCCTGGCAGTGACTGTCCAACAAGTCGCCTCGAAAATTGTGAATTCCGAATTCGCTGAAGTCCTACATCGACCCCTCAGAGATATTATGGCGTTTCCAGATGAAAGTACTTTTGCGGTAAGTACTGGTAATTTCTAGAAATATATCTGTTATAATTTTTGAATGGAAATTTTTCCTCGGGCCAAGTTATTATAACTGTTACCCAGCTTCGAACCTTTAATggcaaaaatgtgaaatttTTGATTTCCTAGTTATTCTTCGCATTGGCGGTACCATTGGAGGATCCCTACAAATCGGTATCGATAGCAGACTTCTTCGAAGCCACTTACAATCTTCCAGTGAACGTAAGTGACCCATGGTTCGATGCTGAAGCAGGAAGACGAAAGAGGCGTAGCCTGAACAGAGAGACGCTTTATCAACTCGTTGAGAACAAATTTATCAAGTGAGTTTGATGTTGATTATCCCTGATGGCGCTTTTATCTTCCATTCCCCGGTACTCGCGAACCCTTTGACCTTAATGGTCGCATTTAGTGCTATTGTACCGAACGAGACGTTACACTTTCGTAACAGTCATTTGTGTATAGAGACTGTAGAAAACGGGAAAAGCTTGGTGTAGGTGAGCACGTAGGGTGACCCAGAAGTCATAGTAGGTCAGAAAGAGGAcggtcttattttattttcctttttttttcttttttttttttcactttgctTCCTGACTTGCCGCACAGCTACGGATATCAGGGTCACGAATGTCTGCTGAGGGCCATTTGCGAAACTTCGGAGCATTCCTTGAGACATAACGGCCTCATCGGTGATATTCTGCACGTGATCTTCACGTAAGTTTCTTCATTAACTTTTACATTATCCTAATCCTTATCCGATAATAACCTCGCTAACTTGCTCTCCAACTCCATTCCCTGAAATTCATTTAACTTCCCCATTCGAGCAGACCTTTTTTTCATTCGCGCAGATAAACAgctcttttaattttataagctGATTCATTGAATTTCGactctttgaaaattttcatttcaccaTATAATCGGATGTATACCGGGACGCGTCAAACAGGAGGTCATTGTTCTCCAGGAACGCAAGCGGCGGCGCTAAAGGATTCAGCTGAAAATTTCGTCGGCGCGACCTCCTTTCGCGGggcgaaaaaaaaagagaagggagACGGGCATATTTTTTTCGACCGGTCCAAGGCGGCGCAAATTGGAGTAGATACACAGACCGTGTAGAAAAGCAAATTTGGTTTAGCTTTCTCGCTTCTCGCCCGCGTGTCAGCTCATCTTCCCCCGCGTCCCTGTGCCAGTAGATGGATAAACTCTCGAGCCAGGGACGTATGAATAAAAAAGAGGGCCCGCAGGCGGCCGGTGACGCCACATTGTCGTTGTCCTCGCCGTCAACTACCTCTTCCTCGTCGAGAAAATTTCCCCGTAGCTACGATGTTGAAAATGAACGGATGGAAGCATTATTCCGCTAGCTTTTAGCCTCTCCTAGTTCGAACTGATTTCGCGATCCTCTTTTTATACCAATTCGTCAAATAATTCGAGTATTTTTATTCGAACGTTCTAACGTTCGTTTGGTAAGTCGTTCGATTTCCGAAATATTTGGCCGGCGTTAAATTGGCCGGAAAGGAAGAATCGCGTGACGGCGATTTAATGGCCGTTCTTTAACGAGTCTCTCGACGTTACGCGATGCTCGTTACCGCACCGTGACACGGCAAGAAAAAGCTCCTTATTATCGTCCGGATGTATGTACGATGCACCTTGTTTTCAGACCGACAACCTCCCGACACGAGCCACTGCCGCAGGACATTCTTCAAGCTGAAATGGTCGGACGTAATGGAAGCTGCTCGAACTACCAACCGCAATGTCCCGTGGGACTCTTCGACTTGATTGGAGTCTTTGGTTGAACTGTGAAAAACCATCGCTACCTTTCGATTCTAGGTGAACCGTTCGATTTTATGCCTCTACTTCCGGTCAGCTTACACCGGCTGTACCGACCTATGTACATCAAGTGAGCTCTGTTGATTGATCCTGCTAGCTGGCTGATAGCCATGAAGAGagagaattttattttagagaAGTTTTTCGAATGACCAAATTGTgatgtaaattttttaattaattgtaggaataaaattgcaaattagataattatctaatttttaaattagaagaCTGCATTACATGGAtatgtaaaaaaattatttcatgatAAATTCTTACACCCTCTGCTCTTACACATTGGTAACAGTAATTGCAGTGGGTAGGAAAATACAAGACggttaacgtgttaattacaggaaaagaaagaaacatctGTCGTAGAGACACAAGCTGCTGGTGCGACAATATGAGCGAATAAAAGTCGTTCGAGTAACAGTATCGCAGCTCCATGGTCGCAGTTTATGGTTCCcaaagggaagaagaaaggCGAAGGAGCCGAGGGGAATGGAGGAGACTCAATGTTATCGAATTATCTACTAGGTTGCTGTTTATATACCTGCACGTAATTGCACGACCATCGTAAGTTCCAGGTGTTCCAGGAAAGGGTTGAATCGTCTTTCCTTCGTAAATTTAAAAAGTGTTCAAATTGAATCCTTCAGAATCTAACAAAGACAATTTCTATTTTCTGCATCgaacaagaaaaaataaatttgaacaaaCACACCGaatttctttctctattttctgCATCGAACCAGTAAATAACAATTGACGCCTCGAGTACTCATTTACACCCCCGCTAGGTAGAAGGAAAATGTAAAGGAACGAAAGGCATCCAGGAGGAAAAAAGGTTCTGGCCTCGATACGAAATTCAGCAGGTTTTATGCAGAAACTTCGTAAAACCAGCTGAATTTTACACAAGCTATAGATGTAAAGTCCGCGTGAATTTCGACGATCATGGAAGTAAAGTCGGATATTTTACACGTTGCAACTACCGGGAACTTGTAACAAGTTTCATTAGAGATTCAAAGGTGAGAGTGCTTAAGTGCACCTACACGAGAGTTCTCGCTCTTCTCCTTCGATCTTTCAACtatatatatctacattgtagATAATTTCGTCGTCAAATTGCTTCGACACTTTGACACAACAATGCACTCGTTAGCTTAAAGTGAAAAAAAGCTTTGTGCTTTTTAGTAAAGTGGTTGTAgacgaaaatatgaaaaattaagaaagaaatatcGTAGGACCTTCTGATTGCGAAACGTCCATGAAAGTGTGAATGATAGGTCCTGCAGGACGTTGAGTAATCTTTTAAAAAGTCATCTGTTCGGGAGGCCACGCTATAAATCAAGTGTTTCAGATTGTCGAGAGGTTACGAGTGGAAAACTTTACCTGAGAAAATCGGCTGACAAATCCCAGCCGCGCCGAATCTTAAAATGAATAAACCAACACCTGAAAAACGACACTCTCCTATTTCGTCCGCATTCTGAACCCTCCTGCGTATCCTGCGCAATCTACCcttcttatttttcaattttaaattttaacatttgCAAATTCCCTTTAACAAAGAAATAATCCATAAGGGGCGTTGAAAATTTGTGGCCCAAGGTAAATGGTGAAAGTATGAATTGAAAGAGTACCATTGTTTTTCCGTAGTCTAGAAGGGAAGAATGTCTCGAGGAACGATCGCACATTCTCCATTGTTTGGTCGGTTCCTATTTTCTTGCAATTCCACGGAAAATTTCCACATGGTTGACGACTTTCAATTGCCATGGCGGTGGAGCCAGGGTGATTTTAATCTGTGTGCAGGTGTGTCATCGGCGGGTGGAAAGTTCACCAGTCGAGTCCCGATTAATCAGCTCGTTGGCATGCAGCAACTCCACAGCGATTCAAGCTTG carries:
- the LOC117606332 gene encoding uncharacterized protein LOC117606332 isoform X1: MRSYREEVLLLMVSLAVTVQQVASKIVNSEFAEVLHRPLRDIMAFPDESTFALFFALAVPLEDPYKSVSIADFFEATYNLPVNVSDPWFDAEAGRRKRRSLNRETLYQLVENKFINYGYQGHECLLRAICETSEHSLRHNGLIGDILHVIFTPTTSRHEPLPQDILQAEMVGRNGSCSNYQPQCPVGLFDLIGVFG
- the LOC117606332 gene encoding uncharacterized protein LOC117606332 isoform X2, whose protein sequence is MRSYREEVLLLMVSLAVTVQQVASKIVNSEFAEVLHRPLRDIMAFPDESTFALFFALAVPLEDPYKSVSIADFFEATYNLPVNVSDPWFDAEAGRRKRRSLNRETLYQLVENKFIKPTTSRHEPLPQDILQAEMVGRNGSCSNYQPQCPVGLFDLIGVFG